A single region of the Solwaraspora sp. WMMD791 genome encodes:
- a CDS encoding DegT/DnrJ/EryC1/StrS family aminotransferase — translation MTATAPLVKLPFPKQPKYGPAERAAVLQLLDTGHLSETTRGPATASIEDAFAAVAGTAFALSFNSGTASLKAALHAVGARPDAGVLMSPMTWISPITAAFQAGSFPVFADVAAESANLDTCALTETGDVSAVLVTHAWGLPAAMDTLTAVAAVPVVEDCSHAHGARHAGRPVGSWGTAGCFSLQEAKSVSGGEGGILTTNDQAVYERAMSLGHHPHRLQAELTLPELVATADTGAAHKYRMPALSAVIARQQLASLPQRMAASESNLAILRDVLHDRAAPITVPDPGPGGVRGWYGTPLRLLQPDADAEALHETFAAQGIPVRRIYPDWLTSPLLHTPALLHRYWPHLQHSPWRPPDPGAFPHYRQARRSTLILKIPTVAADDYMAQVGQALAHVLTHHP, via the coding sequence ATGACCGCCACCGCTCCGCTAGTCAAACTTCCGTTCCCGAAGCAGCCGAAGTACGGACCAGCCGAGCGTGCAGCCGTCTTGCAACTGCTCGACACCGGACACCTGTCGGAGACCACCCGAGGCCCGGCGACCGCCTCAATCGAGGACGCCTTCGCCGCCGTAGCCGGCACCGCCTTCGCGTTGTCGTTCAACTCCGGCACCGCCTCACTCAAGGCCGCCCTACACGCGGTCGGTGCCCGTCCCGACGCCGGCGTGCTCATGTCACCGATGACGTGGATCTCGCCGATCACCGCCGCGTTCCAGGCCGGGAGCTTCCCAGTATTCGCCGACGTCGCGGCCGAGTCGGCCAACCTCGACACATGCGCGCTCACGGAAACGGGCGACGTCAGCGCCGTGCTCGTCACGCACGCCTGGGGCCTACCCGCCGCCATGGACACACTGACCGCAGTCGCCGCAGTCCCTGTGGTCGAGGACTGCTCCCACGCACACGGGGCACGCCACGCCGGACGCCCGGTCGGCTCCTGGGGCACCGCCGGATGCTTCAGCTTGCAGGAGGCCAAGTCGGTCTCCGGCGGCGAGGGCGGCATCCTGACCACCAACGACCAGGCCGTCTACGAACGGGCGATGAGCCTCGGGCATCATCCTCACCGCCTGCAGGCCGAGCTGACCCTGCCCGAACTGGTGGCGACCGCCGACACCGGCGCGGCACACAAATACCGGATGCCTGCTCTGTCGGCCGTCATCGCCCGGCAGCAGCTGGCGAGCCTGCCACAACGCATGGCGGCCTCCGAATCAAACCTCGCGATCCTGCGTGACGTACTGCACGACCGCGCCGCCCCGATCACCGTGCCCGACCCTGGACCGGGCGGCGTCCGAGGCTGGTACGGCACCCCGCTACGGCTTCTTCAGCCCGACGCCGACGCTGAAGCGCTGCACGAAACCTTCGCCGCGCAAGGCATCCCCGTGCGGCGCATCTACCCGGACTGGCTGACCAGCCCGCTGCTGCACACTCCGGCGCTGCTGCACCGCTACTGGCCACACCTACAACACAGCCCATGGCGGCCCCCAGACCCCGGCGCGTTCCCCCACTACCGGCAAGCACGCCGCAGCACCCTCATCCTCAAGATCCCCACCGTGGCCGCCGATGACTACATGGCCCAGGTCGGCCAGGCCCTGGCCCACGTGCTGACCCACCATCCCTGA
- a CDS encoding glycosyltransferase family 8 protein, producing MTTVFSPPPPAASHGHAPLPPIVCAIDDGYATPLQALMRSLAAAHPDAVGELHLLVVHHRLSQGSRTALTRVADELGLTIRLVAADGITVRGPVSGWVSPAVYLRLQLAELLDLDGVILYLDADVLAVADLRPLLRRPLHGAALAAVRDPRNPLVGGGIALPGWRRLGVPAGRDYFNSGVMLMDLGQCRRTGLFERAAQFLADFPDEVRLWDQDALNVAADDQWLRLDRRWNTFVLSPLVEQPGFVHTDTEPVMPLAQLLDDEHTAAVLHFAGSDKPWLPGYPAGPALQRYRSFLLATSEASR from the coding sequence ATGACCACTGTCTTTTCCCCACCCCCTCCTGCGGCATCGCACGGCCATGCGCCCCTGCCGCCCATCGTCTGCGCGATCGATGACGGTTACGCCACACCATTGCAGGCGTTGATGCGCTCGCTGGCCGCCGCACACCCCGACGCCGTCGGCGAGCTGCACCTGTTGGTCGTGCATCACCGGCTGAGCCAGGGCAGTCGAACGGCGTTGACCCGCGTCGCCGACGAGCTTGGCCTAACGATCCGGCTCGTCGCCGCCGATGGCATCACTGTGCGCGGACCTGTGTCCGGCTGGGTCAGCCCGGCGGTCTATCTCCGCCTGCAGCTCGCCGAGCTTCTCGATCTCGATGGTGTGATCCTCTACCTTGACGCCGACGTGCTCGCAGTCGCCGATCTGCGGCCGCTACTGCGCCGGCCACTACACGGAGCGGCGCTGGCGGCGGTGCGTGACCCGCGAAATCCGCTGGTTGGCGGCGGGATCGCCCTGCCCGGATGGAGGCGCTTGGGCGTACCCGCTGGGCGGGACTACTTCAACTCCGGCGTCATGCTGATGGACCTCGGGCAGTGCCGCAGGACGGGGCTGTTCGAGCGGGCGGCCCAGTTCCTGGCCGACTTCCCGGACGAGGTACGACTGTGGGATCAGGACGCACTCAACGTGGCGGCTGACGATCAGTGGCTGCGGCTGGACCGCCGGTGGAACACCTTCGTGCTTTCCCCCTTGGTCGAACAGCCCGGCTTCGTCCACACCGACACCGAGCCGGTGATGCCGCTTGCGCAGTTGCTCGACGACGAGCACACCGCGGCCGTGCTCCACTTCGCGGGCAGCGACAAGCCGTGGCTTCCCGGCTACCCGGCCGGCCCGGCGCTGCAGCGCTACCGGTCTTTCCTGCTCGCGACTTCAGAAGCAAGCCGATGA
- a CDS encoding helix-turn-helix transcriptional regulator produces MNLDQHPADRIAPATWEQRDMRRALAARDLKTVYERLQRVGVSQRQIARLTGQSASEIYEVLRGRRVMAHDLLIRIADGLGVPRGYMGLAYDESTEAALDLATATFSSRESERDQVRALLSHAANITMGTSVSEVARWWQPVDREVAPAPSRIGLCDVEHVQALTAAMRALDYRHGGGACRDAVAAQVRWVQQLLEATCSQETRTRLLLALADLHNLAGWTSFDVGMYSTARRHFARALEQAKAVNDLSLAANILYRMGRLHLHRGMHRDALRFFQLGQITAQDSGCGLTVSMLCANEAWAYALVGDRKQMDRSIGRAKDEFIRADHGTAQAWVRFFGEADLYASIGVAKASLTDANDADVSDAIRFLNQALDHRGADMTRSRIFEATALAVAHLRGGDDKAGKRAARDAVASAATVRSIRTLDRLQPLQEIATRYPADSDIQAMANDIKTLRTAI; encoded by the coding sequence GTGAACCTGGACCAGCACCCGGCGGACCGGATCGCTCCTGCGACGTGGGAGCAGCGCGACATGCGACGCGCCCTGGCCGCACGCGACCTGAAGACAGTGTACGAACGACTCCAGCGAGTCGGCGTCTCCCAGCGTCAGATCGCCCGGCTCACCGGTCAGAGCGCGTCCGAGATCTACGAAGTCCTCCGAGGCCGCCGCGTCATGGCGCACGACCTACTGATTCGCATCGCAGATGGACTCGGCGTGCCACGTGGCTACATGGGACTCGCCTACGACGAGTCGACAGAAGCCGCCCTCGACCTGGCCACAGCAACCTTCTCCTCGCGGGAAAGCGAGCGCGACCAAGTCCGCGCACTCCTATCCCACGCGGCCAACATCACCATGGGGACCTCCGTCAGCGAGGTCGCCCGATGGTGGCAACCAGTCGACAGGGAAGTCGCTCCGGCGCCATCGCGCATCGGCCTATGCGACGTGGAACACGTCCAAGCGCTGACCGCCGCGATGCGAGCACTCGACTACCGACACGGTGGCGGGGCCTGCCGTGACGCGGTAGCAGCGCAGGTCCGCTGGGTACAACAGCTGTTAGAAGCCACCTGCTCACAGGAAACCCGGACCCGCCTCCTGCTCGCGCTCGCAGACCTGCACAACCTGGCCGGATGGACATCCTTCGACGTCGGGATGTACTCGACAGCGCGCAGGCACTTCGCTCGCGCCCTCGAACAAGCCAAAGCAGTGAACGACCTGTCCCTCGCCGCCAACATCCTCTACCGTATGGGCCGACTCCACCTTCACCGCGGAATGCACCGCGACGCGCTACGCTTCTTCCAACTCGGCCAGATCACCGCCCAGGACTCTGGCTGCGGACTTACCGTTTCCATGTTATGCGCCAACGAAGCCTGGGCGTACGCTCTCGTCGGCGACCGCAAGCAGATGGATCGATCAATAGGGCGCGCCAAAGACGAGTTCATCCGCGCCGACCACGGGACCGCGCAGGCATGGGTGCGCTTCTTCGGTGAGGCGGACTTGTACGCTTCGATCGGAGTGGCGAAGGCATCCTTGACTGACGCCAACGACGCCGACGTGTCCGACGCAATCAGATTTCTGAACCAAGCACTCGACCACCGTGGAGCTGACATGACCCGAAGTCGGATCTTCGAAGCAACCGCCCTTGCCGTCGCACACCTGCGCGGCGGAGACGACAAGGCCGGAAAGCGGGCGGCCCGTGACGCCGTAGCATCGGCGGCGACTGTCCGATCCATTCGCACACTCGACAGGCTGCAACCCCTGCAGGAGATCGCAACAAGATATCCCGCCGACTCCGATATCCAGGCCATGGCGAACGACATCAAGACGCTAAGAACTGCGATATGA
- a CDS encoding aminoglycoside phosphotransferase family protein gives MIGSDSYTAARAALAKAEPAADRAGLTLLCGGADNRLYSATTAHGPVMIKLRRHQAARYNVAAWASATLAAAGVPVPRILWFDQHSCVETRCPGLPLADPAGDVNLAAADTAVARQAGRLLRRVHATAVDGFGQLDADGHGRHPSMRSWLLGGRTCAIPSRIAGVSLPALEARTHHALIQHARNCDGVAARLVHGDWAARHVIADAGRVTGLVDLESVRGADPLTDLAGWSLQEPPELTTALFDGYFDQPPSLQIRYRLTVYRLRIATSLLHWHAHQGNPQTVRLRAAQLAADLDDLDHGAPRAIPRLAI, from the coding sequence ATGATCGGCAGCGACTCCTACACCGCAGCTCGTGCCGCGCTGGCCAAAGCAGAGCCGGCAGCCGACCGGGCCGGGCTGACCCTGCTGTGCGGCGGCGCGGACAACCGGCTCTACTCGGCAACCACCGCCCACGGCCCAGTGATGATCAAACTACGCCGGCACCAGGCCGCACGGTACAACGTCGCGGCCTGGGCGAGCGCCACCCTCGCGGCCGCAGGCGTCCCCGTGCCCCGCATTCTCTGGTTCGACCAGCACAGCTGCGTCGAGACCCGGTGCCCTGGGTTGCCGCTCGCCGATCCGGCGGGCGACGTAAACCTGGCCGCCGCAGATACTGCCGTCGCCCGGCAGGCCGGCCGGCTACTACGCCGCGTCCACGCAACCGCAGTCGACGGGTTCGGGCAGCTCGACGCCGACGGACACGGCCGACATCCGTCGATGCGCAGCTGGCTACTCGGCGGCCGCACCTGCGCGATCCCTTCGCGGATCGCCGGCGTCAGCTTGCCGGCGCTGGAGGCCCGGACGCACCACGCCCTGATACAGCACGCCAGGAACTGCGACGGTGTTGCCGCGCGACTAGTCCACGGCGACTGGGCCGCACGGCACGTCATCGCCGACGCCGGCCGGGTCACCGGACTGGTCGACCTGGAGAGCGTGCGCGGAGCCGACCCGCTGACCGACCTGGCGGGCTGGTCGCTGCAGGAGCCGCCCGAGTTGACCACCGCGCTGTTCGACGGCTACTTCGACCAACCGCCAAGCCTGCAGATCCGATACCGCCTCACCGTATACCGCCTGCGTATCGCCACTTCCTTGCTGCATTGGCACGCCCACCAGGGCAACCCGCAAACGGTACGCCTACGCGCCGCGCAGTTGGCCGCCGACCTCGACGACCTCGACCACGGAGCTCCCCGCGCGATCCCCCGCCTGGCCATCTAA
- a CDS encoding Gfo/Idh/MocA family oxidoreductase yields MNTVIIGCGAIASRWLRTLSADPRVRVTAFVDPDATAAQRLDLRHPGVAARWFPDLAAALAAVDAEVAVNLTPPALHAAVSRSALAAGLHVLSEKPLATSLADASMLAGMAAERGLLLAVMRNRARDGQFLQFRDLLRQATEGPLMVTGDVLVSLPDPGFRSKTSLPVTTDLAVHAFDQLSELVAAPAVQVCCTETPIGFVGPHGGLATMIVTFADGSLASYRVGYTGPQLRTPANGIWRVEAHGFAARWDGAGTVTVCAGSQDSGRLIHLPDTPPGYRLCIDAMVDALHAGTATAPPLTPIALLDAALTSARTGRPAPVTPAWERP; encoded by the coding sequence GTGAACACGGTCATCATCGGCTGCGGCGCGATCGCCTCGCGGTGGCTTCGGACGCTCAGCGCCGATCCCCGCGTCCGCGTCACCGCGTTCGTGGATCCCGACGCCACGGCCGCGCAGCGGCTGGATCTTCGGCATCCCGGTGTGGCAGCGCGGTGGTTCCCCGACCTGGCGGCCGCCCTCGCCGCCGTTGACGCCGAGGTGGCGGTCAATCTCACGCCACCGGCGCTGCACGCCGCCGTGTCGCGCAGCGCCCTGGCGGCAGGACTGCATGTGCTGTCCGAAAAGCCGCTGGCCACCAGCCTTGCCGATGCCAGCATGCTGGCCGGGATGGCCGCCGAGCGCGGCCTGCTGCTCGCAGTGATGCGCAACCGTGCCCGCGACGGCCAGTTCCTGCAGTTCCGGGACCTGCTGCGCCAGGCTACGGAGGGACCGCTCATGGTTACCGGAGACGTCCTGGTCAGCCTGCCCGACCCCGGCTTTCGCAGCAAGACAAGTTTGCCGGTGACCACCGACCTAGCCGTGCACGCGTTCGACCAGCTGAGCGAGCTGGTCGCGGCACCTGCGGTGCAGGTCTGCTGTACCGAGACGCCCATCGGGTTCGTCGGCCCTCACGGCGGCCTCGCCACCATGATCGTCACATTCGCAGACGGTTCTCTCGCCAGCTACCGCGTCGGGTACACCGGACCGCAGCTGCGCACCCCGGCGAATGGAATCTGGCGGGTCGAAGCACACGGGTTCGCAGCCCGTTGGGACGGCGCCGGCACCGTCACCGTCTGCGCCGGCAGTCAGGACAGCGGTCGCCTGATCCACCTGCCGGACACACCACCGGGATACCGGCTGTGCATCGACGCGATGGTCGACGCGCTGCACGCCGGAACCGCCACGGCGCCGCCGCTGACCCCGATCGCTTTACTCGACGCTGCGCTGACCTCGGCGCGCACAGGCCGCCCGGCCCCGGTCACCCCGGCCTGGGAACGCCCATGA
- a CDS encoding glycosyltransferase family 2 protein, which yields MSGRSLWRRPEFWLAAAVLTRHTIGALNLRSTLKLATVARLADGDGVPTIPIHVVIPVLREQPHIRPALEWFVPLLDQFSGSTLTIVSTGREQREREHMIRLLTGCHAQSITPVRFPQLRDAELHDLVDAAVKTQRGVLTEAAARNVLQRFPLTAHVVEEELDRLLRPAHVRHVQFDGDGRKAAQVNHAAASLGSDAVGYFAVYDVDSRPSESLMRRTLAFIAERASADGQLPAVVQQSARFTTAGTGPSWADRALCRGAARVQTLWTLRREVPSFRRFAWATRRVTGVPLLDAAMRGLAQTVGHGLLVRCDVFARLGGLPTYTVLDDLPFGYRLTVEGIPVDCVPGLAVADAPEDVRDLIAQGRRWFQNYLDYPRCAARARADAVGTTAEHAAMLTVAAYRGLAWLAAGPATAACLVLAAGRFRPPVRVLAAAALWLGTVTPVRMLAGAEGRHLTVRQQAGESIEVLAAYLLRSTGPIAAVADRITRGDGALSPKTNRRNTTVPPSEEDSRDHRD from the coding sequence ATGAGCGGCCGGAGTCTGTGGCGACGGCCGGAATTCTGGCTGGCGGCCGCAGTGTTGACTCGGCACACCATCGGTGCCCTCAACCTGCGAAGCACACTCAAGCTCGCCACCGTAGCCAGGCTGGCGGACGGCGACGGCGTGCCCACGATTCCGATCCACGTCGTCATCCCAGTGTTGCGCGAGCAGCCTCACATCCGCCCGGCGCTGGAGTGGTTCGTTCCGCTGTTGGACCAGTTCTCCGGCTCGACGCTCACCATCGTCAGCACCGGCCGGGAGCAGCGCGAGCGAGAACACATGATCCGGTTGTTGACGGGCTGCCATGCGCAGTCGATCACCCCGGTCCGGTTTCCCCAGTTGCGTGACGCGGAGCTGCACGATCTGGTGGATGCCGCAGTCAAGACCCAACGCGGGGTGCTGACTGAGGCTGCGGCTAGGAATGTCCTTCAGCGTTTTCCGTTGACCGCGCACGTCGTTGAGGAGGAACTCGACCGGCTGCTGCGGCCAGCGCACGTGCGTCATGTCCAGTTCGACGGGGACGGCCGCAAGGCAGCCCAGGTCAACCACGCCGCAGCCAGCCTAGGGAGCGATGCGGTCGGCTACTTCGCTGTCTACGATGTCGACTCCCGCCCTAGTGAAAGTCTGATGCGGCGCACTCTGGCGTTCATCGCCGAACGGGCCAGCGCCGATGGGCAACTTCCGGCCGTAGTGCAGCAGTCTGCCCGATTCACCACCGCTGGCACCGGTCCGAGCTGGGCCGACCGGGCCCTCTGTCGCGGTGCGGCCCGGGTGCAGACGCTGTGGACGCTGCGCCGCGAGGTTCCCAGTTTCCGCCGGTTCGCGTGGGCGACCCGTCGTGTCACAGGCGTGCCGCTGCTGGATGCGGCGATGCGGGGCCTTGCCCAGACCGTCGGCCACGGGCTGCTGGTGCGTTGTGATGTCTTTGCCCGGCTTGGTGGCCTGCCGACTTATACGGTCTTGGACGATCTGCCGTTCGGGTACCGCCTGACCGTCGAAGGCATCCCAGTGGACTGCGTGCCAGGACTGGCGGTCGCCGACGCGCCGGAGGACGTGCGCGACCTTATCGCCCAGGGACGACGCTGGTTCCAGAACTACCTGGATTACCCCCGGTGCGCGGCGCGGGCGCGCGCCGATGCTGTCGGGACCACCGCCGAACACGCGGCCATGCTGACTGTGGCGGCCTACCGGGGGCTGGCGTGGCTCGCCGCCGGTCCCGCTACTGCGGCGTGCCTTGTGCTGGCCGCCGGCCGGTTCCGCCCACCGGTGCGCGTCCTGGCCGCTGCGGCGTTGTGGCTGGGCACAGTTACCCCCGTGCGGATGCTCGCCGGTGCCGAGGGTCGGCACCTGACCGTGCGGCAGCAGGCCGGCGAGTCCATCGAGGTTCTCGCCGCCTACTTGCTGCGCTCCACCGGCCCGATCGCTGCGGTGGCGGACCGGATTACCCGAGGCGACGGCGCGCTATCGCCGAAAACAAACCGGCGCAACACAACGGTCCCACCGTCCGAGGAGGATAGCCGTGATCATCGGGATTGA
- a CDS encoding phosphotransferase, translating to MTASVLAEVAALDLAAQDLPLLADMYRLGEVEEVRYLPDGLMNRNWQLRTAGGEFALKLLLDAPVSTVRRNLSVAAALAAAGVPACPPVRTLGGDVVAEVDDRAYSLFGWLEGEHIAGTGLSAGQAHHLGGVVGRLHRELNDPGLRRWLPAAGAVTATVTTPGEAVAEADRYLRAIDAFASATPFDVQTVELLRRRKALIAEYGHLRPATGRPAGPAGYTHGDLQHRNIIWRDGAVAGVIDWDRIRVRPFGEEIARTATLQFGGEAGELDLELVAAFVAGYRAVVAISDAELADAVDRLWWKRASDFWQLVFHYDRGDRSCDHLFFSGEAFLHWWTANRGQVRDAFAARP from the coding sequence GTGACAGCTTCCGTGCTTGCCGAGGTCGCCGCTCTCGACCTGGCTGCCCAAGACCTGCCGTTACTGGCCGACATGTACCGGCTCGGCGAGGTCGAGGAGGTTCGATATCTGCCCGATGGGTTGATGAACCGCAACTGGCAGCTGCGGACAGCCGGTGGCGAGTTTGCGCTGAAGCTGCTGTTGGACGCGCCCGTGTCGACCGTGCGACGCAATCTGAGCGTCGCTGCGGCGCTCGCTGCGGCTGGGGTACCGGCGTGTCCGCCGGTACGGACCCTCGGCGGCGATGTCGTCGCCGAGGTGGATGACCGCGCTTACAGTCTGTTCGGCTGGCTGGAGGGCGAGCACATTGCGGGTACCGGATTGTCGGCCGGTCAAGCACATCACCTTGGCGGTGTGGTTGGCAGGCTGCACCGCGAGCTCAACGATCCGGGCCTGCGGAGGTGGCTGCCGGCCGCCGGTGCCGTCACGGCCACGGTGACAACGCCCGGCGAGGCGGTGGCCGAGGCTGACCGATATCTACGCGCCATCGACGCGTTCGCTTCGGCTACACCGTTCGACGTCCAGACGGTCGAGCTGCTGCGGCGGCGCAAGGCGCTCATCGCGGAGTATGGGCACCTGCGCCCGGCCACCGGTCGCCCGGCTGGCCCTGCCGGATACACCCATGGCGATCTTCAGCATCGCAACATCATCTGGCGTGATGGGGCGGTGGCCGGAGTGATCGACTGGGATCGGATCAGGGTTCGCCCGTTCGGCGAGGAGATCGCCCGGACCGCCACCCTGCAGTTTGGCGGTGAGGCGGGCGAGTTGGATCTGGAGCTGGTGGCCGCGTTCGTCGCCGGGTACCGTGCCGTGGTCGCGATCAGCGACGCCGAACTGGCCGACGCGGTGGACCGCCTATGGTGGAAGCGGGCCTCGGACTTCTGGCAGCTGGTCTTCCACTACGACCGAGGCGACCGCTCCTGTGACCACCTCTTCTTCTCCGGTGAGGCGTTCCTGCACTGGTGGACGGCAAACCGGGGTCAGGTTCGCGACGCCTTCGCGGCGCGACCCTGA
- a CDS encoding zinc-binding dehydrogenase translates to MTYICRAAVMHKPGEPFQLQDIQLSEPAYGEVLVRTMSAGICGTDLHFARGTMPFPVPTVLGHEAAGVVEAIGAGVSGFKDGDRVIVCDQTFCGRCAACLTGRMVYCTDPGTKQRQKARMTIDGRLVRQYLGVSAFAELMLVDEAALVAMPAGLSFDAAALLGCCLTTGLAAVFNVARPAPGSTVAVFGCGGVGLAAIQAARISGAAETIAVDLEPHRRETAAKLGATVTIDPADGDVTKQILAKAPGGVDAAIEAVGLAETAGQAFAVLHPGGQATVLGMMPPGAEIRLPAALLRHGRGITGTVMGSVRTRFDIPRYADLAIRGTLRSEEIITSSRPLHNLNEAMADADACQGIRSMIHF, encoded by the coding sequence ATGACCTACATCTGCCGCGCCGCAGTAATGCACAAGCCCGGCGAGCCCTTCCAGCTACAAGACATCCAACTCAGCGAGCCCGCGTACGGCGAAGTCCTGGTGCGTACCATGTCGGCCGGGATCTGCGGCACCGACCTGCACTTCGCCCGCGGCACCATGCCTTTCCCCGTACCCACCGTGCTGGGGCACGAGGCCGCCGGTGTTGTAGAGGCCATCGGCGCCGGAGTAAGCGGCTTCAAAGACGGCGACCGGGTGATCGTGTGTGATCAGACCTTCTGCGGACGGTGCGCGGCCTGCCTGACCGGGCGCATGGTCTACTGCACCGACCCAGGCACCAAGCAGCGCCAGAAAGCACGCATGACCATCGACGGGCGGCTCGTACGCCAGTACCTGGGTGTCTCCGCGTTCGCCGAACTGATGCTCGTCGACGAGGCCGCACTCGTGGCGATGCCCGCCGGGCTGTCCTTCGACGCCGCAGCGCTACTGGGTTGCTGCCTGACCACCGGTCTCGCGGCGGTGTTCAACGTCGCCCGCCCGGCACCGGGGTCGACAGTGGCCGTGTTCGGCTGCGGCGGGGTCGGCCTGGCTGCCATCCAGGCCGCACGGATCAGCGGCGCTGCCGAGACGATCGCCGTGGATCTGGAGCCGCACCGCAGGGAGACCGCCGCCAAGCTCGGTGCCACCGTCACCATCGATCCAGCCGACGGCGACGTCACCAAGCAAATTCTCGCGAAAGCGCCCGGCGGCGTCGACGCCGCGATCGAGGCGGTCGGCCTGGCCGAGACGGCCGGGCAGGCGTTCGCTGTGCTGCACCCTGGTGGGCAGGCCACCGTTCTGGGAATGATGCCGCCCGGTGCCGAAATTCGCCTGCCGGCAGCCCTGTTGCGGCACGGTCGCGGGATCACCGGCACCGTGATGGGATCGGTGCGCACGCGCTTCGACATCCCGCGCTACGCCGATCTGGCGATACGGGGCACCCTGCGCAGCGAGGAGATCATCACCAGCAGCAGGCCGCTGCACAACCTGAACGAGGCGATGGCCGACGCCGACGCATGCCAAGGCATCCGATCCATGATCCATTTCTAG
- a CDS encoding AAA family ATPase: MIIGIEGVSCTGKTTLSAQLAQRLHNPLVIPCYYHCAADPSQLPAPSATTADEQMAALAAFLDIEAQRRRLAIRAHDQGRDVILDRTVDTLLAHSHAVGRLRGFDTDAAGRALVLASSIVVPDMTVLLHAPAEVIEQRAARRTAMPRIFYAPPFAAGFNAYFSGPISPTVIRFDSAGGLDDLTSAVADQAERLRARPTRGQAPAAVEATT, encoded by the coding sequence GTGATCATCGGGATTGAGGGGGTGAGCTGTACTGGCAAGACCACGCTGTCGGCCCAACTCGCCCAGCGGCTGCACAACCCGCTGGTGATTCCCTGTTACTACCACTGTGCCGCCGACCCCAGCCAGCTTCCCGCCCCATCGGCGACGACCGCAGACGAACAGATGGCCGCGCTGGCAGCCTTTCTCGACATCGAGGCGCAGCGGCGACGACTGGCGATCCGAGCTCACGATCAGGGCCGGGACGTCATCCTCGACCGGACAGTCGACACGCTGCTCGCTCACTCCCACGCCGTGGGCCGCTTGCGCGGTTTCGACACCGACGCCGCCGGTCGCGCTCTGGTGCTGGCCAGCTCGATCGTGGTGCCGGACATGACGGTGCTGCTGCACGCCCCGGCCGAGGTCATCGAACAACGGGCAGCCCGGCGGACTGCCATGCCTCGCATCTTCTACGCGCCGCCTTTCGCGGCGGGGTTCAACGCCTATTTTTCCGGTCCGATCTCCCCGACGGTGATCCGCTTCGACAGCGCCGGTGGACTCGATGACCTCACCTCAGCCGTCGCCGACCAGGCCGAGCGGTTGCGTGCTCGCCCCACGCGAGGGCAAGCCCCAGCGGCGGTCGAGGCGACGACGTGA
- a CDS encoding AraC family ligand binding domain-containing protein, which produces MTVIHTAARQRITPDSRPPGCPVQSAGMFVIRSDGTATFDRHYHDFDEFWLVAAGTGMVQVGDEQHHITAGDIIFTAAGLDHDVIAVAEELRVFWLSLPPAPGGSGAHLHRTEHDAIKHAVRIVSAGGPR; this is translated from the coding sequence ATGACCGTCATCCACACCGCTGCCCGCCAGCGGATCACCCCGGACAGCAGACCGCCGGGCTGCCCGGTTCAATCAGCTGGGATGTTCGTCATCCGTTCCGACGGCACCGCCACCTTCGACCGCCACTACCACGATTTCGACGAGTTCTGGCTCGTCGCCGCAGGAACCGGCATGGTCCAGGTCGGCGACGAGCAGCACCACATCACGGCCGGAGACATCATCTTCACCGCCGCCGGACTGGACCACGATGTGATCGCCGTCGCCGAAGAGCTGCGCGTGTTCTGGCTGTCCCTGCCACCGGCCCCAGGCGGCAGCGGCGCACACCTGCACCGCACCGAACACGACGCGATCAAACACGCAGTACGGATCGTCTCCGCAGGCGGGCCGCGATGA